One genomic region from Polynucleobacter sp. MWH-P3-07-1 encodes:
- a CDS encoding cytochrome c produces the protein MKKHLISQLALCAGLAFTALAAQADDVQGSAQAGAGKVWLCTGCHSIPDYRADYPLVYRVPMLGGQNAGYIAVALSEYKKGERKHPTMRAIAGSLSDQDMADIGEYYAAQTSSSPINPLK, from the coding sequence ATGAAAAAACACTTGATTTCCCAATTGGCCCTTTGCGCTGGTTTGGCTTTTACCGCACTTGCAGCGCAAGCCGATGACGTCCAGGGTTCTGCTCAAGCTGGTGCAGGCAAAGTCTGGCTTTGCACTGGTTGCCATTCCATTCCTGACTATCGTGCTGACTACCCTTTGGTCTATCGCGTACCCATGTTGGGCGGTCAAAATGCCGGCTATATTGCGGTTGCCTTGTCTGAATATAAAAAGGGCGAGCGCAAGCACCCAACGATGAGAGCGATTGCCGGAAGTCTGTCCGATCAGGATATGGCTGATATTGGCGAATACTATGCTGCTCAAACATCCAGCTCACCGATCAACCCATTGAAGTAA
- a CDS encoding GntR family transcriptional regulator, giving the protein MNTKLINRPLYEDVADRLRGQIFAHELTPGSWLDEQSLAVQFGISRTPMREAIKLLAAEGLVTIKLRRGAYVTEVERSDLEEIFTVLSLLEGEAAKEAALKANEAQLNQLDDIHHRLEKAAADRDIEQFFEINVKFHELILDIAGNKWLNGVIADLRKVLKLQRKDSLNRTGRLQNSLLEHRQILEAILKGDARAAEMAMRKHLAQGLEAAR; this is encoded by the coding sequence ATGAATACAAAACTAATTAATCGCCCCCTATATGAGGATGTCGCAGACCGCCTCAGAGGGCAAATCTTTGCCCATGAACTGACTCCAGGGAGCTGGCTAGACGAGCAAAGTCTGGCTGTTCAGTTTGGGATTAGCAGGACTCCGATGCGAGAAGCAATCAAATTGCTGGCTGCTGAGGGCCTGGTAACCATCAAACTCCGCAGAGGAGCCTACGTTACCGAGGTGGAACGCTCTGATTTAGAAGAAATCTTTACCGTACTCTCCCTACTTGAGGGTGAAGCAGCAAAAGAGGCCGCCCTAAAGGCAAATGAAGCTCAATTAAATCAACTTGACGATATTCACCACCGGCTAGAAAAAGCGGCAGCAGATCGCGATATTGAGCAATTTTTTGAAATTAATGTGAAATTTCATGAGCTAATCCTCGATATCGCTGGGAATAAATGGTTGAACGGCGTTATTGCTGATTTGAGAAAAGTTCTCAAGCTGCAAAGAAAAGACTCCCTAAATAGAACCGGGCGTTTGCAAAATTCTCTGTTAGAGCACAGGCAAATACTGGAGGCTATCCTGAAAGGAGATGCTAGAGCAGCTGAAATGGCAATGCGCAAACATCTAGCCCAAGGTTTAGAGGCGGCGAGGTAG
- a CDS encoding RidA family protein yields MTTLASDRLNTLGIELPPAGPPAAAYVMATTSGNTVYLSGHIAKQAGKVWVGKLGQDMDTKTGQNAARSIAIDLLATLQNHLGSIDRVKRIIKVMGLVNSTADFTEQHLVINGCSELLFEVFGDAGKHARSAFGVAQIPLGACVEIELIAEI; encoded by the coding sequence ATGACCACCCTAGCCTCAGATCGCCTTAACACTTTAGGCATCGAATTACCCCCAGCCGGCCCTCCCGCCGCCGCTTATGTAATGGCCACTACCTCAGGAAATACCGTCTATCTCTCTGGGCATATTGCAAAACAAGCTGGCAAGGTTTGGGTTGGCAAACTCGGTCAAGATATGGATACCAAAACAGGTCAGAATGCGGCACGCTCGATAGCCATCGATTTACTGGCTACCCTTCAAAATCACCTAGGCTCGATTGATCGAGTCAAACGCATTATTAAAGTGATGGGTTTGGTTAACTCCACTGCAGACTTCACTGAACAACACTTGGTTATCAATGGATGTTCAGAATTGCTATTCGAAGTGTTTGGCGATGCTGGCAAACACGCTCGCAGCGCCTTTGGTGTCGCTCAAATTCCTTTGGGTGCCTGCGTCGAAATTGAACTCATTGCAGAGATTTAA
- a CDS encoding cytochrome c translates to MKFAFITTLVFCCVGLANAANIEKGQALVEKGNCTSCHGAGLNAPILPVYPRLAGQPADYLYYALHAYQVGGSNAKYGRNNAIMAGQVQSYSEQDLKDIAAYVSSLPGTLVIKK, encoded by the coding sequence ATGAAATTTGCATTCATCACAACTCTTGTGTTTTGTTGCGTTGGCTTGGCCAATGCCGCCAATATTGAAAAAGGTCAGGCTTTGGTAGAGAAGGGTAATTGCACCTCCTGTCATGGTGCTGGACTCAATGCGCCAATTCTGCCGGTCTATCCTCGTTTGGCTGGTCAACCTGCCGATTACCTCTACTATGCTTTACATGCCTACCAAGTTGGTGGCAGCAATGCGAAGTACGGTCGCAATAACGCCATCATGGCAGGCCAAGTTCAATCCTACTCAGAACAGGACTTAAAAGATATCGCTGCTTATGTATCTTCTTTGCCAGGTACTTTGGTGATTAAAAAGTAA